A window of Lagopus muta isolate bLagMut1 chromosome 14, bLagMut1 primary, whole genome shotgun sequence contains these coding sequences:
- the PTTG1 gene encoding securin → MSTLIFVDKENGEVGATKNQLRRPSVSSKVLSERTQVNTPLPKKPIRTPATSHSVRKALGNVNRTVGVTSKKEQRDKNQPCSAKKVAEKAVGLESWDAVGDEAYPEIENMFPFDPLDFESFEVPEEHRLSNIKLYGVPLMIHTSTCDKPVNITCSPVKLEKMPWESDLLQPPTDFISTLDDIIDMPPMNYDF, encoded by the exons ATGTCAACACTGATCTTTGTGGATAAGGAGAATGGTGAAGTTGGTGCAACTAAGAACCAGTTGAGGCGCCCTTCAGTATCAT CAAAAGTCTTATCAGAAAGAACACAAGTCAATACTCCACTTCCAAAAAAACCAATCAGAACTCCAGCCACATCCCACTCTGTCAGAAAAGCTCTTGGAAACGTGAACAGAACTGTAGGAGTTACAAGCAAGAAGGAACAGAGAGATAAAAATCAGCCTTGCAGTGCAAAGAAA GTTGCTGAAAAAGCTGTTGGATTAGAAAGCTGGGATGCAGTGGGTGACGAAGCTTACccagaaatagaaaacatgTTTCCATTTGATCCTCTAG ACTTCGAGAGTTTTGAAGTTCCTGAAGAGCACAGATTAAGCAATATCAAGCTGTATGGTGTTCCTCTCATGATACACACAAGTACTTGTGACAAGCCTGTGAACATAACTTGTTCACCTGTGAAGCTTGAAAAGATGCCTTGGGAGTCTG ACTTGCTACAACCACCTACTGACTTTATTTCTACGCTGGATGACATCATCGATATGCCACCTATGAACTATGACTTTTAA
- the SLU7 gene encoding pre-mRNA-splicing factor SLU7 isoform X1, translating to MASGTAVNAAPSGGPGDVSMEEPKKMTREDWRKKKELEEQRKLGNAPAEVDEEGKDINPHIPQYISSVPWYIDPSKRPTLKHQRPQPEKQKQYSSSGDWYKRGVKEHSIATRYRKGACENCGALTHKKKDCMERPRKVGAKYTGMNIAPDEHVQPQLMFDYDGKRDRWNGYNPEEHMKIVEEYAKVDLAKRTLKAQKLQEELASGKLEQVNSPRHQWGEEEPNSQTERDHNSEDEDEDKYADDIDMPGQNFDSKRRITVRNLRIREDIAKYLRNLDPNSAYYDPKTRAMRENPYANTGKNPDEVGYAGDNFVRYTGDTISMAQTQLFAWEAYDKGSEVHLQADPTKLELLYKSFKVKKEDFKAQQKESILEKYGGQEHLDAPPAELLLAQTEDYVEYSRHGTVIKGQEKAIACSKYEEDVKINNHTCIWGSYWKEGKWGYKCCHSFVKFSYCTGEAGKEIANAEANLLEEQPREEEHVTKPKTLMEIHQEKQKEKKKKKHKKSSNSDSEGEEKKKQEKLKKALNAEEARLLQVKEIMQLDERKRPYNSVYETREPTEEEMEAYRMKRQRPDDPMASFLGQ from the exons ATGGCGTCTGGGACAGCGGTAAACGCAGCTCCTTCGGGAGGGCCGGGCGACGTGAGCATGGAGGAGCCGAAGAAGATGACGAGGGAGgactggaggaaaaagaaggaattggAGGAGCAGAGGAAACTGGGGAACGCGCCTGCGGAAGTGGATGAGGAAGGAAA AGATATCAATcctcacatccctcagtacatATCTTCAGTCCCGTGGTACATCGATCCTTCCAAAAGACCAACGCTGAAGCATCAGAGGCCTCAGccagagaagcagaagcagtaCAGCTCCTCGGGAGACTGGTACAAACGGGGAGTGAAAGAG CACTCTATAGCTACCAGATACCGCAAGGGAGCTTGTGAGAACTGTGGTGCACTGACACACAAAAAGAAGGACTGCATGGAG AGACCCAGGAAAGTTGGAGCAAAGTACACAGGCATGAATATTGCACCAGATGAACACGTGCAGCCTCAGCTGATGTTTGATTACGATGGAAAGCGAGATCGCTGGAATGGTTATAACCCAGAAGAGCACATGAAGATTGTGGAGGAATATGCCAAGGTTGACTTG GCCAAGCGCACGCTGAAAGCCCAGAAGCTTCAGGAGGAGTTAGCATCAGGAAAGCTGGAACAAGTG AACTCCCCAAGACACCAGTGGGGAGAAGAGGAACCAAATTCACAGACA GAAAGAGATCATAAcagtgaagatgaagatgaagataaaTATGCAGATGACATTGATATGCCTGGGCAGAACTTTGACTCTAAAAGACGAATCACAGTTCGGAATTTACGTATTCGGGAAGATATTGCAAAA taCCTGAGGAATTTAGATCCAAACTCTGCTTATTATGACCCCAAAACGAGAGCAATGAGGGAGAATCCATATGCCAATACAGGCAAGAATCCAGATGA ggtTGGTTATGCAGGTGACAACTTTGTTCGTTACACTGGAGATACCATTTCAATGGCGCAGACTCAGT TGTTTGCTTGGGAGGCTTACGACAAAGGCTCTGAAGTTCATCTTCAAGCAGACCCTACAAAACTAGAGCTGCTCTATAAATCcttcaaagtgaaaaaagaagacTTCAaggcacagcagaaagaaagcattctaGAGAAG TATGGAGGACAAGAACATCTAGATGCCCCACCAGCTGAGTTGCTGTTAGCTCAAACAGAAGATTATGTAGAGTATTCTAGGCATGGAACAGTGATCAAAGGACAAGAGAAAGCTATTGCTTGCTCTAAATATGAGGAAGATGTGAAGATTAACAACCATACA TGCATTTGGGGTTCATACTGGAAGGAAGGCAAGTGGGGTTACAAGTGCTGCCACTCATTTGTCAAGTTCTCATACTGTACAGGAGAAGCTGGGAAAGAAATTGCT AATGCTGAAGCAAACTTACTAGAGGAGCAACCCAGGGAGGAGGAGCATGTGACCAAACCCAAAACACTGATGGAG ATCcaccaagaaaaacagaaggagaagaaaaagaagaaacacaagaaGAGCTCAAATTCAGACAGTGAGggtgaagagaaaaagaagcaagaaaaacttAAAAAG gcATTAAATGCAGAAGAGGCTCGTCTCCTGCAAGTTAAAGAAATTATGCAGTTAGATGAGAGGAAGAGACCATACAACAGCGTGTATGAGACCAGGGAGCcaacagaagaggaaatggaagcCTATAGAATGAAACGTCAGAGACCTGATGATCCCATGGCCTCTTTTCTTGGACAGTAG
- the SLU7 gene encoding pre-mRNA-splicing factor SLU7 isoform X2, giving the protein MASGTAVNAAPSGGPGDVSMEEPKKMTREDWRKKKELEEQRKLGNAPAEVDEEGKDINPHIPQYISSVPWYIDPSKRPTLKHQRPQPEKQKQYSSSGDWYKRGVKEHSIATRYRKGACENCGALTHKKKDCMERPRKVGAKYTGMNIAPDEHVQPQLMFDYDGKRDRWNGYNPEEHMKIVEEYAKVDLAKRTLKAQKLQEELASGKLEQVERDHNSEDEDEDKYADDIDMPGQNFDSKRRITVRNLRIREDIAKYLRNLDPNSAYYDPKTRAMRENPYANTGKNPDEVGYAGDNFVRYTGDTISMAQTQLFAWEAYDKGSEVHLQADPTKLELLYKSFKVKKEDFKAQQKESILEKYGGQEHLDAPPAELLLAQTEDYVEYSRHGTVIKGQEKAIACSKYEEDVKINNHTCIWGSYWKEGKWGYKCCHSFVKFSYCTGEAGKEIANAEANLLEEQPREEEHVTKPKTLMEIHQEKQKEKKKKKHKKSSNSDSEGEEKKKQEKLKKALNAEEARLLQVKEIMQLDERKRPYNSVYETREPTEEEMEAYRMKRQRPDDPMASFLGQ; this is encoded by the exons ATGGCGTCTGGGACAGCGGTAAACGCAGCTCCTTCGGGAGGGCCGGGCGACGTGAGCATGGAGGAGCCGAAGAAGATGACGAGGGAGgactggaggaaaaagaaggaattggAGGAGCAGAGGAAACTGGGGAACGCGCCTGCGGAAGTGGATGAGGAAGGAAA AGATATCAATcctcacatccctcagtacatATCTTCAGTCCCGTGGTACATCGATCCTTCCAAAAGACCAACGCTGAAGCATCAGAGGCCTCAGccagagaagcagaagcagtaCAGCTCCTCGGGAGACTGGTACAAACGGGGAGTGAAAGAG CACTCTATAGCTACCAGATACCGCAAGGGAGCTTGTGAGAACTGTGGTGCACTGACACACAAAAAGAAGGACTGCATGGAG AGACCCAGGAAAGTTGGAGCAAAGTACACAGGCATGAATATTGCACCAGATGAACACGTGCAGCCTCAGCTGATGTTTGATTACGATGGAAAGCGAGATCGCTGGAATGGTTATAACCCAGAAGAGCACATGAAGATTGTGGAGGAATATGCCAAGGTTGACTTG GCCAAGCGCACGCTGAAAGCCCAGAAGCTTCAGGAGGAGTTAGCATCAGGAAAGCTGGAACAAGTG GAAAGAGATCATAAcagtgaagatgaagatgaagataaaTATGCAGATGACATTGATATGCCTGGGCAGAACTTTGACTCTAAAAGACGAATCACAGTTCGGAATTTACGTATTCGGGAAGATATTGCAAAA taCCTGAGGAATTTAGATCCAAACTCTGCTTATTATGACCCCAAAACGAGAGCAATGAGGGAGAATCCATATGCCAATACAGGCAAGAATCCAGATGA ggtTGGTTATGCAGGTGACAACTTTGTTCGTTACACTGGAGATACCATTTCAATGGCGCAGACTCAGT TGTTTGCTTGGGAGGCTTACGACAAAGGCTCTGAAGTTCATCTTCAAGCAGACCCTACAAAACTAGAGCTGCTCTATAAATCcttcaaagtgaaaaaagaagacTTCAaggcacagcagaaagaaagcattctaGAGAAG TATGGAGGACAAGAACATCTAGATGCCCCACCAGCTGAGTTGCTGTTAGCTCAAACAGAAGATTATGTAGAGTATTCTAGGCATGGAACAGTGATCAAAGGACAAGAGAAAGCTATTGCTTGCTCTAAATATGAGGAAGATGTGAAGATTAACAACCATACA TGCATTTGGGGTTCATACTGGAAGGAAGGCAAGTGGGGTTACAAGTGCTGCCACTCATTTGTCAAGTTCTCATACTGTACAGGAGAAGCTGGGAAAGAAATTGCT AATGCTGAAGCAAACTTACTAGAGGAGCAACCCAGGGAGGAGGAGCATGTGACCAAACCCAAAACACTGATGGAG ATCcaccaagaaaaacagaaggagaagaaaaagaagaaacacaagaaGAGCTCAAATTCAGACAGTGAGggtgaagagaaaaagaagcaagaaaaacttAAAAAG gcATTAAATGCAGAAGAGGCTCGTCTCCTGCAAGTTAAAGAAATTATGCAGTTAGATGAGAGGAAGAGACCATACAACAGCGTGTATGAGACCAGGGAGCcaacagaagaggaaatggaagcCTATAGAATGAAACGTCAGAGACCTGATGATCCCATGGCCTCTTTTCTTGGACAGTAG